The genomic interval ACATCCATTTCGGATTTTGCCATCCCGATAAAACGGTTTTAAGCGATTGGTTTCTGCACTGACAGGCAATCCATCAGAATACGCTTGCCAATCGACCATTCCATCCGTCTTATAAAAAACACCTCTAGAGGTACCTAAATACACTCCTCCATTGGTACCATATTGATGCAAAATATCAGTAATTGTGATGTTATCTAATTTAGTACTTGTAAGATTGATCCAACTCAAACCACCATCTATAGTTTTATAAACTTTTTTTCCATTGGAACCATAGGTCAGAGCAATCCAAAGTTCATTGGGATTTGTTGCGCTCAAAGAAATTTTTGCACGGTCGTTATTATTTGGCAACGGCAACGGGGTACATCGATTCCAGGTTTTCCCACCATCTAAGGTTTTCCATAATGAATCATCGGTTCCATCCCATTGGGTTGTATAAATTATTTGCGGATTAAACCTTGAAATTTCAATTTCGAAAACTTTGTTATCGACATTCCCAGGAAAGGTATACAATAGCTGGAATGTTCCACCACCATCCAAGCTTTTCCAGATTTTATTATCTCTTCCCAAGTAAATGATATTCCAACATTGAGGATGCCAAGTCATTTGACTATTCGCATAATATGCATAGGTTTCATTTGGGAAAAGTCCAACGGGGAAATAACTAACACCAGAGGTAAATCCAGTTTTTAAAGCATATCCTCCAATATCAGAAAAATAAGTTTTCCTTCCAGGTCCAGGATTTACATAACCTGTAGCGGCTTCTGCTCCACCCATTCGATAAAATGAAGTGGCTGGAAAACTTTCGTGCCAGGCCATATTGCCATTGTGATATCTTCCACCGACCAAAATATCTTCATTCCAACCGGCATCAAATCCCCACAAATTTGCTCCAGAAATACCATCCATTCTGGCTTCACTAGTTTGGCCAAAATCATTTGAATAATTGATTCCACCGTCACTTCCAATCCACAAATCATTTCCTTGTGCAACCATACATTGTATATCTGGATGACTCCAGGGTAGACTGCCTACATATCCGCCTAATCCGGTCCAGGTTGCTCCTCCATCAACACTTTTAAACCAAGAAGTTCCTCCTGCAATTAATTGATTTTCATTTTTAGGATTTACAATAATTGCCATATCATAAAATCCTTGATTAAATCCATTGGTCCCATTATGAGCCATTAAATTTGTATGTGTAGGGATTGAATAGGTTCCGCCAATTGCATTCGTTGGGTTGGTATTATTCCAGCTATCTCCTCCATTTAGGCTCACAAAAACTCCTACATATCCATTCAATGTGCCTCCATTTCCACATAAATAAGCATAAAGTTTATTGCTATTGGATGGGCAAACTGCAATAAGTGCTCCTGTAACTGTTTCATTAATTCCAGGATTATACCATCCATTTCCAATTGTAAACCAGAAAGTGCCACCATCCGTAGACCTCAAAAAACTAGAGGAATTGCCATTTTGTTTTACACAATAAATGGTAGCTTGATTATTTCTTCTAAATTTTATGGTCCAACATTCTTCTGGAAAGACTTTTGTCCATGTTTTACCACCATCTGTTGATTTTATAAGTCCTTTATTTGTTGCTGCAAAAATTAATTGTCCATCCGTTGTTCTGATTGCTAAATCATTTGTCCACAAACCATTTTCAGAATACACTGTGGTCCAATTCTTACCACCATCATTTGTTTTAATAATTTTTCCACTTGTTCCAGCATACACTGTATCCGGATTTTTAGGATGAATTTTAACGGCTCCAAATGCTCCATGAAGAATATTACTCGTGGTTAATGTCCAGTTTTTACCATGATCTGTGGTTTTCCATACGCCCCCATCTTCACCTCCTGCATAAAGTACTGTTGAATCTGATAGTGCGATATCCATAGAATAGATATTAGTTTGCCAGGTAACTTTCGTTAATCCATCGGTATCAAAAGTTTTATTCGGGCCTGCAAATTTCCAATTTCCTGCGGGAGATCTTGAATGAATACCCTGTGATTTTCGCAATTGAATTCGTTCAACTTCTTCAAGATTTATTTCTTCGTTTGTTTTTTCATAGACTTGACCATCATGATGCATATTTTTTTGTGCCCAATACATCCATCGTTTATAATATTGAGTGTAGCTACTTTTAACAAATGGGATTTCAGCGAAATAATCCCGATATGCTTTTTCGACTTCAAATACATTTGGGTTTTCCTTAAAAATAAATTTAATAAATTCAGGTGTATTTTTATCAATAACTAAATGACCCGGTTTCTCTTGTGCAAAAAGGAAATTACTGTAGCTAAGAATTAGATAAAGTGCGAAAAAGATATTTCTCATTTTAATGAATTAATTAATAAAGGTATTGCTGATTTCAATGATTCGTACCGAATTTTTTCTAGAGCGACCATTTCTCTTGTAGAATTGGCTGATTCTTATTTTCTTCCAAACAGTCAAAAAATCGTTTTTTCGATATCAATTCTGCGCCCATCGTTCGGAGATGTGGAGTGTCTTGCTGACAATCGATAAATTTAAAATTTTTCTTTTGAAGAAATTTCGCAAGATGAATTAATGCAAATTTTGAAGCATTTGAAGTTTTTGAAAACATAGATTCTCCACAAAATATTTTCCCAATTGCCAAACCATAAAGGCCTCCTACCAGATATTCATCTTTCCAAACTTCAACAGAATGAGCAATTCCCATTGCATGTAATTCAAGAAATGTGTCAATAATTTCCTGGTGTATCCAGGACCCCCCTTGCCCTTCCCGTTCGCTTGTTTTACATTGGAGTATTACAGAAAGAAAATCTTTATCAAAACTTAGAGTAAACTTTGATTGATTAAAATAGCTGTGCATACTTTTAGAAATGTTTATATTTTCAGGATATAATACCAATCTAGGAGTTATACACCACCAAAGTATGGGTTCGCCAGCAGAATACCATGGAAAAATTCCATTCTGGTATGCTAATAAAATCCGTTCAACTTGCAGGTCTCCGCCAATACCCAATAAGCCATCTTCTTGAGCTAATGCCGGATGTGGAAAAATGAATTGATTTTCCGGTATTGTATAAACCGGCAACTTAATTACACTTTGATGGTTTCAATGACGGCTGATAATCCCCTTTCACAAAGGGCATCTTTCATCGGACGTAAAACGGAAAAGCTAGCCGTTTTTACGATGGCTTTGCCTTTAAAGTGAACAAGCAATGACAATTGTTCTGCTTGTTCAAATGAATGGCTACAAATGTCCATAAGACTTTCTATTACCCAATCAAACGTATTGATATCATCATTATATACGATTAATTCTGATAAATTTCCAACTGAATCTTCTACCAACACGTCTTCTTCAATTGCTTCCCAGGTACCTGGATTTGTTTGCGTCATGAAAGTAAATTAAATAAGATTATTCAATGTTTGATTTATAGCCTCGAAATTAGGTAAATTTCCTGGATTTTCCAAAATTTCTGAATACCGAAGCAATCCTTCTTTGTCAAGAATAAATGCAGATCTTTTTGAAACCCCTTTTAGTCCGAAATTCCATTCTTCTTGTAAGCAATCATATGCTTTGCATGTAATTTTATTAAAATCTGAAAGTAGAGGAAATGGTATCTGATTCAGTTCTTTAAATTTATTTAAAGTGAATGGTGAGTCTACCGATATGCCAAAAATTTGTGCATTTGCTTTCTCATATATAGCTATATCATCTCTCATTTGACACATTTCGGCAGTACATGCTCCGGTAAATGCGAATGGAAAGAATAAAAGCAAAATGTTTTGTCCCTTAAAGTCTTCCAGATTAACCATTGTTTTGTCACTGGAAACTAAATTAAAACCTGGGGCTTTTTCTCCAATATGTAATGTATGCATCTAATTCTCGTTTATGAGGGCACAAAATTAGATATTTGTTTTTATTTTCAAAATACAAAATGGATAGTTTACGAAAGTCTTTCATTTTATTGCATATTGGGGTGTTTTTATTCGGTTTTACAGGTATTTTAGGCAAATTAATACTTTTACCTGCACTCATTTTGGTTTGGTGGCGGTCATTATTGACCTGGATTCTGCTTTTGCCACAGATGTTTAAGAATAATGGATTTCAAACCATGAATCGCAAAAACTTATTCACATTTCTTGGAATTGGTTTACTTGTTGGTTTGCATTGGATTTGTTTTTATGGTTCCATTAAACTCTCCAACTCTTCAATTGCTATGATTTGTTTAGCTTTTATTCCTTTATTTACTGCATTTTTTGAAGCCTGGTTTCACAAAAAGAAGCTCAAACGACTAGATATCTTTATAGGATTGATTACACTTCCAGGCATGTGGATGATTTTACAAAATATAGAATTAAACTATAGGCTTGGATTTGGCATCGGAATTCTGGCTGCCATTTTATCAGCAAGTTTTGCAACTTTAAATAAAAAATATATAAGTAAAAGTGATCCCATAAGTATTACCTGGATCGAACTATTTTCTGTTTGGTTATTCATGACCATTTTACTCCCAGTTGTATTTATAATAGATCCTTCTGCAAATTTTTTACCATCCAAAATGGATTGGTTGTATTTATTTATATTATCCTATTTATGTACGGTGGTATCCTATGTTTTTGTGGTCCGTTCCTTAAAAAATTTAAGTGCTTTTACAGCCATGCTTGCCTTTAATTTAGAACCTGTATATGGTATCATTTTAGCGGTTGTATTAATCCAAGAACATAAACAATTGAATGGAATGTTTTATTTAGGTGTTATTATTATATTGGCAAGTGTTTTTCTTCATCCTTTCCTTGAAAAAAACTTAAAATCCTTTACGAAATTAGAATCTGATTAAAATAATTGTAGAACTTTTGAAAAAAAACTATCGGATCAGCTTTTTTTAAATTTCTGTGATTTACATTTACAACCTGAAACAAAAAATAGATTATGCCTTTTTCACTACCCGAATTACCTTATCCACCACAAGCACTTGAACCGCATATAGATAGTCGCACCATGGAAATTCATCATGGAAAACATCATGCTGCATATACCAATAATCTCAATGCTGCAATTAAAGATAAACCAGAGGACACTATGTCTATCGAAGATATTTTAAAAAATCTGGATATGACAAATATGCCTTTACGCAATAATGGAGGTGGTTTTTATAACCATTGCTTATTTTGGGAACTCATGTCTCCACATGGAGGTGGAAATCCAAATGGCAATTTATCAATTGCTTTAGAACGAGATTTTGGTTCTTTCGATACTTTTAAAGAAAAATTCGCACAAGCAGCCGTTAGTAGATTTGGATCCGGTTGGGCGTGGTTATGTGTACATCCAGGTGGTAAATTAGAAATTTGTTCGACCCCTAACCAAGATAATCCATTAATGCCAAATACTGGTTGTGGTGGATATCCGATAATAGGTTTGGATGTATGGGAACATGCTTATTACTTATTGTATCAAAATCGTCGTCCAGACTACATCGCTGGATTTTACAATGTGCTCAATTGGGAATTCGCTGAAAAAAGATATAATTCCTTTAATTCGTAATTCTTTTTTACAACTTGTATAATTTTGCATGCGTTCAGATATCACTATTGAAATCTGTTGTGCAGATATTCATTCCGTTATCCTTGCACAAAAATATAATGTAGATGCTATTGAACTGTGTGTTGATCTTCATCATGGCGGATTAACACCTAGTATTGCTTTAATAAAAAAAGCCAGAAGTATCTTTAAAAAAGAAATGGCAGTTTTCTTTCGACCCCGAAATGGAAATTTTGTCTACGATGAAATAGAACAAGAAATCATATTAGAAGATATTCAAACTGCAATCGATTTAGGCATAGATACCATTGTAGCTGGTGGATTAACAAATACTGGAAATCTTGATATTTCATTTTTAAAAAAATTACGTGCTATTTCTCAAGGTAAAATCTTAAGTTATCATCGCGCTATTGATGTTGCTGAAAATCCATTGAACGTTTTATCTCAATTAATAGAATTCAATGTTGATCGGCTTTTAAGTTCGGGATGTGCATCCAATGCAGTAAACGGAATTCAAACTTTAAAAAACTGGAATCAAAAATTTGGTGATCAAATAGAAATTATGGCAGCCGGAGGAATACAAGCTGAAAATATTGGGGATATCCTCAACAAAACTGGATTAAAAAGATTTCATGCTTCTTTACGTCAGGCTTCAAATCAAATAGAAGGAATTATGAATCTTGGATGCAAGGAACAAGCAGATGAAGCATTGATCCAGGAATTGATCCATAAGGTAAGTATAATTAATTCGAAGTGAGCTTTTGCAATTCCCTCCTATTCTTAGTCGTTGGTTTATGTTCCAAAAAAATAAGCTAAAATTTGAAAATTCCTGCCTTAAAATCTCTTCCTCTATTTAATAAATAACAACCATTATAAGCCATCTAAATTTTGTATTACATGGTTTGGCTTTCAAGAGTTCAAACAAAACAAATATTCTTACAGGTAACTTGACTCATTCTTGAAGAGCTAACAATGTTTACTGCCTGACAAGTATTTATAAACAGAAAACAAATATTTCATTAATAAAAAATTACGCCGTAGAAAAGTTTGATTCTAATACCCCCACATTTGACGCTCCATTTACTATATCCAATGTCAGATGCCGTTTAGTTTTTAAATCTATCAGAAAACAAGAACAGGACTTATTTAAAATTTGCTTTCCAAAGTAGTTTTTGGATTTCTTCATCAGGTTCTAATTGATACATTTGTTGAAGGACCCACGGAGTGCGGAAAGCGACATAAGGAGAAAGTGGTTTTACTTTATACCTTTTTGGACTTGGCAAACAAGCTGCAATTTTTGCCGCTTCCTCTCTACTAAGATATTTAGCATCTTTATTAAAATACTTTTTTGAGGCCGCCTGAATACCATAGATGCCATCTCCCATTTCAATGACATTCAAGTACATTTCCATGATACGTTTTTTACTCCATAAGGTTTCGATCATTAAGGTAAAATATACTTCCAATCCTTTTCTAATCCAGCTTCGGCCTTGCCACAAAAAAACATTTTTGGCCACTTGTTGGCTTATCGTAGATGCCCCCCGTGTTTTTTTAGGTTTTCTTTTATTATGCTCCATAGCTTTTTCGATACTTTCCATATCAAAGCCATAATGTTCCATAAAAATTTGATCTTCAGCACCAATTACTGCCAATACTGCATTTGAAGAAATATTTTTTAAACAAACATAATCCCGGTTAATCCCATGACCAGAAAGCAGACTCGAAATTTGGGTCACGGTAAATGGTGGGAAAACTAATATGAGTGCAAATAAATAGAAAAAATGAAGGAAAATAATCAGGCCTAACCAACTTAAAGCTTTTAGATACCATCGCCAGGAACTGTATTTTTGGAAAAGTTTCCATAAACCTGTTTTTAATTTTAATATGCTAAGCTTTAATTGCATTTAGTTCCCTTCATCTATGGTCAAAATTATATACTTTTGGCATATAATTATCCATATGATTTGGTTTTTAAGAATCTTCCTGTTTTTTATTGCTAGTTTTTTTATTTTGCCATTTTTTCGGGTTGAAGATCCTTTCCGGTCTATTGCATTGCGTTATTTTTCGATTCCCGGAGAAGCTTGGATATACGACCATAACTGTATAGGTGACCGCATCTATTTTTATGAATATTCACTTAATCAAACCCAATATCAGCAGCGTTACGATGGGTATAATAAAATCCTGGATTATAAGATCCCTGAAAACGACCGATGCAAAGGTGTATTAGCTTCTAAAGTTATGATTCCCATTAAATACTTTCCGTACTTCAGATACTGGAGCGAACCTCTTGATGCGGATCGTCCGTCCTTTATTCTTTTTTTAATGGTCAATCTTGTCAAAGTATTTTCCATATTATTATTGATATTGACTTTTGTCAGAAAACGTTGAAAACAGAATTCTACTATAATTTCATTTTTTTTCAATTGAATTTTACGGGTTATTTAAAAATATAAATTTCTTTAAAAGGATTTATTTTTGAATGTTTAAATAAATTTACAATTGAATATTTAATAAATAAAATAAATTCGATTCCAAATTACATCCTGAGTAAACCCACAATTAAAATAGAGAACAACCCTGGGATCACCTTATGCTCTATTCATAAT from Saprospiraceae bacterium carries:
- a CDS encoding T9SS type A sorting domain-containing protein, translated to MRNIFFALYLILSYSNFLFAQEKPGHLVIDKNTPEFIKFIFKENPNVFEVEKAYRDYFAEIPFVKSSYTQYYKRWMYWAQKNMHHDGQVYEKTNEEINLEEVERIQLRKSQGIHSRSPAGNWKFAGPNKTFDTDGLTKVTWQTNIYSMDIALSDSTVLYAGGEDGGVWKTTDHGKNWTLTTSNILHGAFGAVKIHPKNPDTVYAGTSGKIIKTNDGGKNWTTVYSENGLWTNDLAIRTTDGQLIFAATNKGLIKSTDGGKTWTKVFPEECWTIKFRRNNQATIYCVKQNGNSSSFLRSTDGGTFWFTIGNGWYNPGINETVTGALIAVCPSNSNKLYAYLCGNGGTLNGYVGVFVSLNGGDSWNNTNPTNAIGGTYSIPTHTNLMAHNGTNGFNQGFYDMAIIVNPKNENQLIAGGTSWFKSVDGGATWTGLGGYVGSLPWSHPDIQCMVAQGNDLWIGSDGGINYSNDFGQTSEARMDGISGANLWGFDAGWNEDILVGGRYHNGNMAWHESFPATSFYRMGGAEAATGYVNPGPGRKTYFSDIGGYALKTGFTSGVSYFPVGLFPNETYAYYANSQMTWHPQCWNIIYLGRDNKIWKSLDGGGTFQLLYTFPGNVDNKVFEIEISRFNPQIIYTTQWDGTDDSLWKTLDGGKTWNRCTPLPLPNNNDRAKISLSATNPNELWIALTYGSNGKKVYKTIDGGLSWINLTSTKLDNITITDILHQYGTNGGVYLGTSRGVFYKTDGMVDWQAYSDGLPVSAETNRLKPFYRDGKIRNGCWGFGVWENSLFEESKVVAQAMVDKLESFCIRDTFYFDDYSAVNHNGASWTWTIPDTRYLTGDKTRTPKAIFNSQGLKQIVMNLKNATGSFYDTIYVNVKNQCEKDSLPGGALSLTGAGSYAQIPPLGKITNTITMMAWIKSNGNQKDWAGLLFKRNAGTAAGLSVLNNGDIRYHWDAGGYNWVSKARLIPGEWTHVAIVASPDAITIYKDGVPFTNTVTVVPQSFESPLIIGADLNGGDRYFKGEMDEICTYDRALSQSEIREIMHLTRTHTNNPGMLSYHQFNEGVDLILDKQNSFHASLSGNVSIINSTAPVGPGFSHRLDIRNKGSYSFGLTGLIIDSEDSGVYPNGELCITRINYIPTIGFNPIQKPVSPAYWILHNFGSNTSFTAFKNMNFQNIGAVSTQTTMDELKLFKRVPNADTSTWLFSDVSVGLQAGNNASAQFNKTKVQTQGQFLITKAISDTLVVGIDKPIAWNENPELAIYPNPLTGDQLFNIETTLEGEVKTKLIDDKGRTIFMFSFHKKYQFDPTHLQAGIYICSFETKQHLIFKKIIIAK
- a CDS encoding leucyl/phenylalanyl-tRNA--protein transferase; protein product: MPVYTIPENQFIFPHPALAQEDGLLGIGGDLQVERILLAYQNGIFPWYSAGEPILWWCITPRLVLYPENINISKSMHSYFNQSKFTLSFDKDFLSVILQCKTSEREGQGGSWIHQEIIDTFLELHAMGIAHSVEVWKDEYLVGGLYGLAIGKIFCGESMFSKTSNASKFALIHLAKFLQKKNFKFIDCQQDTPHLRTMGAELISKKRFFDCLEENKNQPILQEKWSL
- a CDS encoding ATP-dependent Clp protease adaptor ClpS, which produces MTQTNPGTWEAIEEDVLVEDSVGNLSELIVYNDDINTFDWVIESLMDICSHSFEQAEQLSLLVHFKGKAIVKTASFSVLRPMKDALCERGLSAVIETIKV
- a CDS encoding redoxin domain-containing protein yields the protein MHTLHIGEKAPGFNLVSSDKTMVNLEDFKGQNILLLFFPFAFTGACTAEMCQMRDDIAIYEKANAQIFGISVDSPFTLNKFKELNQIPFPLLSDFNKITCKAYDCLQEEWNFGLKGVSKRSAFILDKEGLLRYSEILENPGNLPNFEAINQTLNNLI
- a CDS encoding DMT family transporter; amino-acid sequence: MDSLRKSFILLHIGVFLFGFTGILGKLILLPALILVWWRSLLTWILLLPQMFKNNGFQTMNRKNLFTFLGIGLLVGLHWICFYGSIKLSNSSIAMICLAFIPLFTAFFEAWFHKKKLKRLDIFIGLITLPGMWMILQNIELNYRLGFGIGILAAILSASFATLNKKYISKSDPISITWIELFSVWLFMTILLPVVFIIDPSANFLPSKMDWLYLFILSYLCTVVSYVFVVRSLKNLSAFTAMLAFNLEPVYGIILAVVLIQEHKQLNGMFYLGVIIILASVFLHPFLEKNLKSFTKLESD
- a CDS encoding superoxide dismutase, producing the protein MPFSLPELPYPPQALEPHIDSRTMEIHHGKHHAAYTNNLNAAIKDKPEDTMSIEDILKNLDMTNMPLRNNGGGFYNHCLFWELMSPHGGGNPNGNLSIALERDFGSFDTFKEKFAQAAVSRFGSGWAWLCVHPGGKLEICSTPNQDNPLMPNTGCGGYPIIGLDVWEHAYYLLYQNRRPDYIAGFYNVLNWEFAEKRYNSFNS
- a CDS encoding copper homeostasis protein CutC — its product is MRSDITIEICCADIHSVILAQKYNVDAIELCVDLHHGGLTPSIALIKKARSIFKKEMAVFFRPRNGNFVYDEIEQEIILEDIQTAIDLGIDTIVAGGLTNTGNLDISFLKKLRAISQGKILSYHRAIDVAENPLNVLSQLIEFNVDRLLSSGCASNAVNGIQTLKNWNQKFGDQIEIMAAGGIQAENIGDILNKTGLKRFHASLRQASNQIEGIMNLGCKEQADEALIQELIHKVSIINSK
- the mtgA gene encoding monofunctional biosynthetic peptidoglycan transglycosylase codes for the protein MQLKLSILKLKTGLWKLFQKYSSWRWYLKALSWLGLIIFLHFFYLFALILVFPPFTVTQISSLLSGHGINRDYVCLKNISSNAVLAVIGAEDQIFMEHYGFDMESIEKAMEHNKRKPKKTRGASTISQQVAKNVFLWQGRSWIRKGLEVYFTLMIETLWSKKRIMEMYLNVIEMGDGIYGIQAASKKYFNKDAKYLSREEAAKIAACLPSPKRYKVKPLSPYVAFRTPWVLQQMYQLEPDEEIQKLLWKANFK